A stretch of the Marivirga tractuosa DSM 4126 genome encodes the following:
- a CDS encoding helix-turn-helix domain-containing protein, which produces MASFGQYIKSERERREWTQTEFGAKIGINTSAISRIENGSQQFSKSKLKKLAQLFKTDFQTVTDLFFADKFVREAFKYKCSESIFTVAEDTANYLRNTNTKQGTLNFDNE; this is translated from the coding sequence ATGGCAAGTTTCGGACAATACATAAAATCGGAAAGAGAAAGACGAGAATGGACACAAACTGAATTCGGTGCGAAAATCGGAATTAATACAAGTGCCATTAGTCGAATTGAAAACGGAAGTCAACAATTCAGTAAATCAAAACTGAAAAAATTGGCACAGCTATTTAAAACCGACTTTCAGACCGTTACAGATTTGTTTTTTGCAGATAAGTTTGTAAGAGAAGCTTTTAAGTACAAATGTTCAGAATCCATTTTTACAGTAGCCGAAGACACAGCTAATTATTTAAGAAATACAAATACCAAACAAGGAACATTGAACTTTGATAATGAGTAA
- a CDS encoding DNA cytosine methyltransferase yields the protein MSKKYNVIDLFCGCGGLSQGFIEADYNVILGIDHWKDAIETFNYNHKNSKGIVADLLNLDPQEIKTRYAIENVDLIVGGPPCQGFSIAGKRIIDDERNQLYKSFLRFVDYFKPKGFVMENVPNILSMGNGAVKSQILKDFKDIGYKINYNKLLASDFAVPQNRRRAFFVGLKNSLEFEFPKPITTDNKITSEEAISDLPKDSLEDGCQYTINPKSVFQREMRNGNKVVFNHQITNHSEKTVEIIGMVPDGGNYKDLPKELHETRKVNIAWTRLNSKKPSFTIDTGHRHHFHYEFNRVPTVRESARIQSFRDEFIFCGSKTSQYKQVGNAVPPLLAKEIALKIKNYL from the coding sequence ATGAGTAAAAAATATAACGTTATAGATCTATTCTGTGGGTGTGGAGGTCTTTCTCAAGGATTTATAGAAGCGGATTACAATGTAATTCTAGGAATAGACCATTGGAAGGATGCAATTGAAACTTTTAACTATAATCATAAAAATTCAAAAGGAATTGTTGCTGATTTACTAAACCTAGACCCTCAAGAAATAAAGACAAGATATGCCATTGAAAATGTCGATTTAATAGTAGGCGGTCCACCTTGTCAAGGTTTTTCTATTGCTGGGAAAAGAATAATTGATGATGAGCGAAACCAACTTTACAAATCTTTTCTGCGATTTGTAGATTATTTTAAGCCTAAAGGATTTGTTATGGAGAATGTTCCTAACATTCTTTCAATGGGCAATGGTGCTGTTAAGAGTCAAATTTTAAAAGACTTTAAAGATATCGGGTATAAAATAAACTATAATAAACTATTAGCCTCTGATTTTGCAGTCCCCCAAAATAGAAGAAGAGCTTTTTTTGTTGGTTTGAAAAATAGTTTGGAGTTTGAATTTCCTAAACCAATAACAACTGATAATAAAATAACATCTGAAGAAGCCATTTCCGACCTGCCAAAAGATAGTTTAGAAGATGGATGTCAATACACCATTAATCCCAAAAGTGTTTTTCAAAGAGAAATGAGAAACGGGAATAAGGTGGTTTTTAATCATCAAATCACAAATCATAGTGAAAAAACGGTTGAAATTATTGGTATGGTTCCAGACGGAGGTAATTACAAAGACTTGCCAAAAGAACTTCATGAAACGAGAAAAGTAAATATCGCCTGGACTAGACTTAACAGCAAAAAACCTAGTTTTACAATAGATACTGGTCATAGACATCACTTTCATTATGAATTTAATCGAGTTCCAACAGTAAGAGAAAGTGCAAGAATACAATCATTCCGTGATGAGTTCATTTTTTGTGGTAGCAAAACAAGTCAATATAAGCAAGTGGGTAATGCAGTACCACCATTGTTAGCAAAGGAGATAGCTTTGAAAATCAAAAATTATTTATGA
- a CDS encoding protein NO VEIN domain-containing protein, which produces MTKPLKYKIPDDYFFRLHHVRPRFKNDVEEVLLYVATSISEMPILDKEVFRDELNKVLFSFKKNATSTQKTVDNWRTEISALFGFIQESNGKQYPGVTAKRLANNQYLDEFFNYFLFSFQYPGGHIKSQNVIKQIEAGVRFKPCQFILRLLIEGEKILGKPFSFTAEELTQCAYFDLRVTRDGRHPKEVAELILSNRFRNLEYEHRYEQLKNHRTGSYPSRGDVYRYAGDILDYMVLANLLHHKGTGYYYYLNDQNKDAINFHLKNSVWFKEYDEFYKIDSITNPEIGTLEELWFDFVNSFDEIEEFKPQLDSNEVESISALIQEYYARMTGDAKVPTKIFGDYGETLILAHEYLRTKDGSNRQHLINKIPTPLGVGYDLQSIEIEKKKRYIEVKTTKSRKAINSNRFKLTPNEWDTAETLGDNYYVYYLVINDSGKNIFVINNPVKEYESGNLKIDKNLVVEFSNKSGQWQKLIELRN; this is translated from the coding sequence ATGACTAAACCTTTAAAATATAAAATACCTGACGATTATTTTTTTAGGCTACATCACGTTAGACCCCGCTTCAAGAATGACGTTGAAGAGGTTTTGCTTTATGTTGCCACTTCTATTTCGGAAATGCCAATATTGGACAAAGAAGTATTTAGAGATGAATTAAATAAAGTTCTTTTTAGCTTCAAGAAAAATGCCACGTCTACTCAAAAAACGGTTGATAATTGGAGAACTGAAATTTCAGCATTATTTGGTTTTATTCAAGAATCTAATGGTAAACAATATCCTGGAGTAACTGCAAAGAGATTAGCAAATAATCAATATTTGGATGAATTTTTTAATTACTTCTTGTTCAGTTTTCAATATCCAGGTGGACATATAAAATCTCAAAATGTAATTAAGCAAATTGAAGCTGGCGTACGATTCAAACCTTGTCAATTCATCTTGCGACTGCTAATCGAAGGAGAGAAAATATTGGGTAAACCATTTAGTTTTACTGCGGAAGAACTTACACAATGTGCATACTTTGACCTAAGAGTTACTAGAGATGGAAGACATCCAAAAGAAGTTGCTGAACTGATATTGTCAAATAGATTCCGAAATTTAGAATATGAACACAGGTACGAGCAACTTAAAAACCATCGAACTGGCTCTTATCCCTCAAGAGGTGATGTATATCGCTATGCTGGAGATATTTTAGATTATATGGTGCTAGCAAATTTATTACATCATAAAGGAACTGGCTACTATTATTACTTAAATGATCAAAATAAAGACGCTATTAATTTTCATTTGAAAAACTCGGTTTGGTTCAAAGAGTATGACGAGTTCTATAAAATTGATTCAATTACAAACCCTGAAATTGGCACTCTTGAAGAATTGTGGTTTGATTTTGTTAACAGCTTCGATGAAATCGAAGAATTTAAACCTCAATTAGATTCTAATGAAGTTGAAAGCATTTCTGCATTGATTCAAGAGTATTATGCTAGAATGACGGGTGATGCAAAAGTTCCAACCAAAATCTTTGGAGATTACGGAGAAACATTAATTCTAGCGCACGAATATCTTAGAACCAAAGACGGTTCAAACCGACAACATTTAATAAATAAAATCCCAACACCATTAGGTGTAGGTTATGATTTACAAAGTATTGAGATTGAGAAAAAGAAAAGATACATTGAAGTTAAAACAACAAAATCAAGAAAAGCAATAAATAGCAATCGATTTAAGCTAACCCCAAATGAATGGGATACTGCTGAAACGCTTGGCGACAATTATTATGTTTATTATTTAGTCATTAATGACTCTGGTAAAAACATCTTTGTAATCAATAATCCAGTCAAGGAATATGAAAGCGGCAATCTCAAAATTGACAAAAATTTAGTAGTAGAATTTTCAAACAAATCTG